The following coding sequences are from one Coffea arabica cultivar ET-39 chromosome 11e, Coffea Arabica ET-39 HiFi, whole genome shotgun sequence window:
- the LOC113718750 gene encoding beta-glucosidase 18-like, with protein sequence MKVTTMLSSSSLLLFILLISANPYARALQEGGNGIEEELEDVKRSDFPTGFLFGVATSSYQIEGAILEDGKSLSNWDVFVHKNGNVNNGDTGDIATDHYHRYLEDIETIHSLGVDAYRFSISWSRILPNGKLGGVNAAGIMFYSSIIDNLLLRGIQPFVTIHHWDIPQVLSDEYGGWLNPLIQDDFVHFAETCFKNFGDRVRYWVTINEPNLAADFAYERGKHPPGHCSPPFGNCSAGNSDTEPLIAMHNMLLAHAKASKLYREQFQPKKGGVIGIVVHAIMYEPFTDDEHDKEAVKRALANNVAWAFDPLVFGDYPPEMRRYHGNELPKFTPEERLLIRDSIDFLGLNHYATLYAKDCIRLSCASSDSACAPGGDRAIRGFVCTTAERGGVLIGEPTGLPTFSVVPRGMEEIVDYVKNRYHNKPMLITENGYSTPPQQEQVDDFQLDVKRIAFHKAYLAFLARAMRNGADVRGYFVWTLMDDFEWSSGYDVKFGFYSVDRATLNRTPRSSAKWYRNFLGNISSNSMKPRTAVAFWSKVGRAEE encoded by the exons ATGAAGGTCACCACTATGCTATCCTCCTCCTCTCTTCTTCTCTTCATATTGCTCATTTCTGCAAATCCTTATGCAAGAGCCCTTCAAGAAGGAGGCAATGGAATAGAAGAAGAGCTTGAAGATGTGAAAAGATCAGATTTCCCAACTGGATTTCTCTTTGGTGTTGCCACTTCTTCCTATCAA ATTGAGGGTGCAATTCTTGAAGATGGGAAGAGCCTTAGTAACTGGGATGTTTTTGTCCATAAAAATG GTAATGTAAACAATGGAGACACTGGAGATATAGCCACTGATCATTACCATCGTTACCTG GAAGATATAGAGACAATCCATTCTCTTGGAGTGGATGCTTACCGGTTCTCCATTTCCTGGTCAAGAATACTTCCAA ATGGGAAATTGGGTGGTGTTAATGCAGCTGGAATCATGTTTTACAGTAGTATAATCGATAATCTTCTACTCAGAG GCATTCAGCCTTTTGTGACAATTCACCACTGGGACATACCGCAAGTGCTTAGTGACGAATATGGGGGCTGGCTAAATCCTCTGATTCA GGATGATTTCGTCCATTTTGCTGAaacttgtttcaagaattttggtGATCGGGTGAGGTATTGGGTGACCATCAATGAACCAAATTTGGCTGCAGATTTTGCCTATGAAAGGGGAAAACATCCTCCAGGTCATTGCTCCCCTCCTTTTGGCAACTGCTCAGCTGGTAATTCAGATACTGAGCCCTTGATTGCAATGCATAACATGTTACTTGCCCATGCCAAGGCTTCCAAACTCTACCGCGAGCAGTTTCAG CCCAAAAAAGGTGGTGTAATTGGAATTGTGGTCCATGCAATTATGTACGAACCATTTACTGATGATGAGCATGACAAGGAAGCTGTAAAGAGGGCATTGGCTAATAATGTGGCATG GGCTTTCGATCCTCTAGTGTTTGGTGATTATCCTCCAGAAATGCGTCGCTATCACGGAAATGAGTTACCCAAATTTACACCAGAAGAAAGACTGCTCATAAGGGATAGCATTGACTTCCTTGGACTGAACCACTATGCAACTCTTTATGCTAAGGACTGCATACGCTTAAGTTGTGCCAGCTCCGACTCTGCCTGTGCCCCTGGTGGAGACCGTGCCATCCGCGGCTTTGTCTGTACTACTGCAGAGCGTGGTGGTGTTTTGATTGGGGAACCA ACAGGGTTGCCTACATTCTCTGTTGTTCCAAGAGGAATGGAAGAGATTGTGGACTATGTAAAGAATCGATACCATAACAAGCCTATGCTTATTACTGAAAATG GTTATTCTACACCTCCACAACAAGAACAAGTTGATGACTTCCAGCTTGATGTCAAGCGAATTGCATTCCACAAAGCATACCTTGCCTTCTTGGCTCGAGCCATGAG AAATGGTGCAGATGTGAGGGGCTACTTTGTCTGGACATTGATGGATGACTTTGAATGGTCATCGGGTTATGATGTAAAGTTTGGATTTTATTCTGTTGATCGTGCAACCTTGAATCGAACTCCTAGGTCCTCCGCCAAGTGGTACAGAAACTTCCTCGGGAACATCAGCTCCAATAGCATGAAGCCAAGAACtgcagttgcattttggagcaAAGTTGGTAGAGCAGAAGAGTGA
- the LOC113718736 gene encoding putative late blight resistance protein homolog R1A-3 yields the protein MMDNIRNLQMELRFLKMFSLCLKKREEPGKDMHVGSIMIGIETLQKEAEGSLHDACLAEIPESKIEDWGPLASNLLEKIQNFKREIIEISALLLDCSLQSKSCKAEEILELIDSILWNLKALVNLEGDVLGHLKDQIRAIQEQLSFLGNFVGFTAKRCVDLDTFEDFLVYMGDWVNKAACLLIVYWLQGKDEYISSRLEMMLSDLLQKVTPCLPKVTEMYVAVLKASKSSRSSKFLAGQVVTSFVELILQDLTVLMKDSVDVLKEGLVFLITFLIDPPEECARDVGNIFLAQIDAIITDSMSLICSVYIDESKENFFTERRTFLSRFESKIKKIEADAKEIYVQLQVLSQINFPSTNGMGFIDSLLGNLEEMLKHGANCPPFAKHKVLKIQGELLSLRPLLKDVMELQNEHEDLKDLWKRIINVSYKAEHAINSCLIIQKPIWYNMISLADVVEEIKLIRIDLEKINVDKMLKPRMPGADMNLNQLNPGQLNTSRLQDVVVGFKDEAETIINRLTRGSAQLDIVSIVGMPGLGKTTLAKKVYNDPAVKYYFNRCAWCCISQVYRVRELLLDILSDITVSNVRLSSSNTSDEDLVEQLWRSLKRQRYLIVMDDIWEIQAWECLKRSLPDDRNGSRIIFTSRIHNLALQAKPDCSPHTLRPLSGEESWELLEQKLFDKAGCPTDLVEIGKRIATNCKGLALAVVLVAGILTGKSRNLDWWLQVESSIGSHIVAADGCMDVLQLSYKHLPDCLRPCFLYFAAYPEDTVVGVQKLMRLWIAQGFIQRIEGKSLDDVAEEYLMDLISRSLVIVAKRSSKGRIKTCRVHDLVHELCLVKVKEENFLHWVHERDVSQNLDPREYDQYRLCIDSEWTHFTKSSSQGPLVNSLQLFGTYEMSQPHSSPSSFFNNFRLLQVLDLECLYLEPSFPEEITLITPLRYLALWCSIRHVPSSIGNLWNLETFIVKSAQLDVPLPDSFWRLKHLRHAAVGDLNHTSFIDSEQGESCQLDNIVTFSKPTLAFGKDSEELMRRLPRLQKLNCVFFEPQYDHLKPILFPKLSSLSNLESLKVYSYGMVFYGEKRDQFPTFDFPNTLRKLTLGRFSVPWSAISVIGQLPNLEILKLRRNSFSGPRWDVEDGEFQKLKFLELWQLNIEEWNVSSEPFPRLEQLTIRDCYSLQEIPSSIGDIPTLEKLEVHWCFDAASSAKQILEEQRDMGNDLLEVIIRT from the coding sequence ATGATGGATAATATCCGTAACCTGCAAATGGAATTAAGATTCCTCAAGATGTTTTCACTGTGTTTGAAGAAGCGTGAGGAACCTGGAAAGGATATGCATGTCGGTTCTATCATGATTGGGATTGAAACATTACAGAAAGAAGCTGAAGGAAGCCTGCATGATGCCTGTCTTGCTGAAATTCCTGAAAGTAAGATCGAAGATTGGGGACCTCTTGCTTCTAATTTGCTGGAAAAGATTCAGAACTTTAAGAGAGAGATCATAGAAATTTCTGCTCTTTTGTTGGATTGCTCTTTGCAATCCAAGTCTTGCAAGGCTGAGGAGATACTTGAATTAATTGATTCTATCCTCTGGAATCTAAAGGCCCTTGTCAACTTGGAAGGGGATGTTCTTGGTCATCTGAAGGACCAAATCAGGGCTATTCAAGAGCAGCTAAGTTTCCTGGGAAATTTTGTTGGCTTCACTGCAAAGCGATGCGTTGACCTGGATACCTTTGAAGATTTCCTGGTTTACATGGGAGATTGGGTAAACAAAGCAGCATGTTTGCTTATTGTTTACTGGCTGCAAGGGAAAGATGAATACATTTCATCTAGATTGGAAATGATGCTATCTGATCTATTACAAAAAGTTACGCCTTGCCTTCCAAAGGTCACAGAGATGTACGTTGCTGTCCTTAAAGCTTCAAAGTCATCAAGATCAAGCAAATTTCTTGCAGGTCAAGTTGTTACAAGCTTTGTTGAACTTATCCTCCAAGACCTGACGGTCCTCATGAAGGATTCTGTTGATGTCCTCAAAGAAGGGTTGGTATTCTTGATAACCTTTCTTATAGATCCTCCAGAGGAATGTGCAAGAGATGTTGGAAATATCTTTTTGGCCCAAATTGATGCCATCATAACTGATTCGATGTCTCTGATCTGCTCAGTTTACATTGATGAAAGCAAAGAAAACTTTTTCACGGAAAGGAGAACTTTTCTTTCCAGGTTCGAGAGTAAGATTAAGAAAATCGAGGCAGATGCAAAAGAGATTTATGTCCAGTTGCAAGTTTTATCCCAGATCAATTTTCCTTCAACAAATGGCATGGGATTTATTGATTCCTTGTTAGGAAATCTGGAGGAAATGCTAAAACATGGGGCCAATTGTCCTCCTTTTGCAAAGCATAAAGTTTTGAAAATCCAAGGGGAACTGCTGTCTCTGAGGCCACTCCTCAAGGATGTGATGGAGTTGCAAAACGAGCATGAGGATTTAAAAGATCTTTGGAAAAGAATTATCAATGTCTCATACAAAGCAGAACATGCTATCAACTCGTGTTTAATTATACAGAAACCAATTTGGTACAACATGATATCTCTTGCTGATGTGGTGGAAGAAATTAAGCTGATCAGGATTGATCTCGAGAAGATTAATGTTGACAAGATGCTGAAACCCAGAATGCCTGGTGCTGATATGAATCTGAATCAGCTCAATCCAGGACAGCTTAATACTTCAAGACTTCAAGACGTTGTTGTGGGCTTCAAGGACGAGGCAGAAACCATAATAAATCGCCTTACCAGAGGATCAGCACAACTTGATATAGTCTCAATCGTTGGAATGCCTGGACTGGGTAAGACAACTTTAGCCAAGAAAGTCTACAATGATCCTGCTGTTAAATATTACTTCAACAGATGTGCATGGTGTTGCATTTCACAAGTGTATAGGGTTAGAGAGTTATTGCTTGACATTTTAAGTGATATTACTGTTTCTAATGTAAGGCTCTCTAGCTCTAATACAAGTGATGAGGATTTAGTTGAACAGCTTTGGAGATCATTGAAAAGACAGAGGTACTTGATCGTTATGGATGATATCTGGGAAATTCAGGCTTGGGAATGCCTAAAAAGATCACTTCCAGATGACAGAAATGGAagcagaatcatcttcactAGTCGAATTCATAATTTGGCTTTGCAAGCTAAACCGGATTGCAGTCCTCATACTCTTCGTCCACTTTCAGGGGAGGAGAGTTGGGAATTATTAGAACAGAAGTTGTTTGATAAGGCTGGCTGTCCTACAGACCTAGTGGAGATAGGAAAAAGAATTGCAACAAACTGCAAGGGGCTAGCTCTAGCAGTTGTCTTGGTTGCTGGTATCCTCACAGGAAAAAGCAGGAATCTAGATTGGTGGTTGCAAGTTGAATCAAGTATAGGTTCACATATTGTTGCTGCTGATGGGTGCATGGACGTACTGCAATTAAGCTACAAGCATTTGCCAGATTGCTTGAGACCATGCTTCCTCTATTTTGCAGCATATCCTGAGGATACGGTTGTTGGAGTCCAGAAGTTGATGAGATTATGGATCGCCCAAGGATTCATACAAAGAATTGAGGGCAAGAGCTTAGATGATGTGGCAGAggaatacctgatggatctgatcagtCGAAGTCTGGTAATTGTTGCAAAAAGAAGTTCCAAGGGTCGGATAAAAACATGTCGTGTGCATGATCTAGTACATGAATTGTGCTTGGTAAAAGTTAAAGAAGAGAATTTTCTACATTGGGTACATGAACGTGATGTTTCTCAGAACTTGGATCCCAGGGAATATGATCAATATCGCTTATGCATAGACAGTGAATGGACACATTTCACCAAGTCAAGCTCTCAAGGTCCACTAGTTAACTCTCTGCAGTTGTTTGGGACTTATGAAATGTCTCAGCCGCATTCTAGTCCATCTTCTTTCTTTAACAACTTTAGACTTCTTCAAGTGTTGGATTTGGAGTGTCTCTATTTGGAACCCTCTTTTCCTGAAGAAATAACATTGATAACTCCTTTAAGGTACTTGGCATTGTGGTGTTCTATCAGGCATGTTCCATCATCAATAGGCAATCTGTGGAACCTAGAAACTTTTATAGTGAAAAGTGCCCAACTTGATGTTCCTTTACCAGATTCATTTTGGAGGCTTAAACACTTAAGGCATGCAGCTGTTGGTGATCTGAATCACACCTCTTTCATTGATTCTGAGCAGGGTGAGTCCTGTCAGTTAGATAACATTGTTACCTTCTCAAAACCAACTCTTGCATTCGGTAAAGATTCAGAGGAGCTAATGAGAAGGTTACCAAGACTTCAGAAGCTGAACTGCGTATTCTTTGAACCACAATATGACCATTTGAAGCCCATTCTGTTCCCCAAATTGAGCTCCTTAAGTAATCTCGAGTCACTGAAAGTATATAGCTACGGCATGGTGTTTTATGGTGAGAAGCGTGATCAATTTCCAACATTTGATTTTCCCAACACTCTAAGAAAGTTGACATTGGGAAGGTTTAGCGTGCCATGGAGCGCAATATCTGTCATTGGGCAGCTGCCGAATCTTGAGATCCTCAAATTAAGAAGGAATTCCTTTTCAGGACCACGATGGGATGTCGAAGATGGGGAGTTCCAAAAATTGAAGTTCTTAGAGCTTTGGCAATTAAACATCGAAGAATGGAATGTCTCCAGCGAGCCCTTCCCTCGTCTCGAGCAGCTTACCATCAGAGATTGTTACAGCCTGCAGGAGATTCCATCCAGCATCGGAGACATTCCAACCTTGGAAAAACTGGAGGTGCACTGGTGCTTCGATGCAGCAAGTTCGGCCAAGCAAATTCTTGAAGAACAACGGGATATGGGAAATGATCTTCTTGAAGTAATTATTCGGACTTAA